In the genome of Maribacter forsetii DSM 18668, the window GGTAACCGCGAGGTTACATCTGAAATAAGCGAGACTACAAAACTCAGTACTGACCCTTCGGCTATGCTCAGAATGTACCCTATATAGAGGCATATTTACATGGTTAAGCAAGCGCATTATTGTAATACCCAAAGATTACCAAAAATTTAGTTGTAGCCAATGCCTAGATGAGAAGATAGTGCCAAGGTAGAAGAGCTTTGGTTTTATGAATTGCAAACCACCGTGCGTCCGTAGGTGTTAGAGGTGGATGGTGGGATTTATAATTCAAGACCGTCTATTCGATTGTGCGTTCGTTATTCCTTTTGTCGGTTTCCATTTTTTTAGTCCACCACATAGAAATAAAACTCCTATAGCTATTGAAATTAAAGAATATACTGTTTTTGAAATAGTGCAGACTTCATGTCTCCACATATCAAAGATTAATTCTCCAACTCCACGAAAAATATAAATTCCGGCAATTAAGAATACACCTAAATTTGAAAAGGGTAGTTTTTTAAACTTGTCATCTGCTGAAAGTCCATATAGTCCAAATATGGTAAACATAATTGAAACAAAAATTGTTAATAAGTATGGAAATGAAGAGTTTATTTGAGCAAGTTCAATCATTTCTTTTCCAATCCCTGTAATTTTAAACATCTGTTCAGCCCAAATAAGTCCAACAATATGTGAGAATGCAATTAGAAAGTTTATATATCCACCAATTTTTAACATTTTAAATAAATTTATTTTTCAACTAATAGTTGAAGCTCGTTATTCATTTTATCAAACACTTTTAATTCTTTGAAAATTTGTTTACGAAAGACAGAGGAAATAACACCTTGTAATTCCCATTTTTGGATGAATGTAATATGCTCTTTGTCTATTTCTTTAATAATAAAGTAATGTGTTGCTTGAAAGAACCATTTTCCTATTATTTTTTGAGTAGCTGAAAATGATTGAAAATTCTTTTTGCTAATTGCAGTTGCCTTAAAATTAGAATGTTTACCATTTGTTTGTGAAATTGTTACGTCAAATTTTCTTCCAAGTATTAAACTGTCATTATTGTTCAATGTTAGAACAGAATTCCACTTTGGATAACTTTCAAAGTCAGTTAATACGTTCCAAGCTGTTTCTTTTGTTGCTTTTATGTCTATTTTAATTTTATATTCTTTCATTTTTTGTGCGTTTGCATATGGTAATAGGGAGCTACTAATTATTAGGGGAAGAACGATTTTTATTACTAATATTCTATAAATTGGTTTAATTCCTGTTTAACTATCATTTGGTAATTAGTACTTTGTTTTTCATACCTAATCATTTCGTGATAACCTATTAAATGTTTGTATAACAAAGAAGATTTAATATTTGCATCATGCTCTGAATAGCCCATTTCTCGTAATAATCTATTCACAAATTCGATTCTTTGAGAGTCAATTTTTTCAATAATAAATTTGGTCTTTTTTTCTTTTTCGGCATATCGTTTTAAATAAAAAATGAAATCTTGCTGCGGCATTTTTTTATAAGAAAGCTTTATTAACGTTTTAAATTTTTGTACAGCTGATTTTTCGTTGTTGGTTAAATAAATGATCTGTTCAGTTTCGTTGCTTATCCAAAATTCTATTAGTTGTTGGATAAACTCTTTTTTAGTTTTGAAATGCCAATAGAAGCTGGACTTGTTTACATTCAGTTTTTTAGCCATCTTTTCAATTATAACCCCTGAAATTCCTTTTTCTGAAAAGAGTTTGAAACCTAAATTAATCCAGTCTTGTTTTTTTGCTATTATTTTTGGCATAATTAGACGTTAACGTTTAATAATTCGAATGTATAATAAATAATTTAATAAACGTTACCGTCTATTAAATTATTTTATAATAAGATAAATTTTAAAGAAATGGTTTAGGGTTTGTATGCTAGGATTTTCCGAAGGAAAATAAAACATAGTAAAATTCCAAGGATCTCTGACTATAGACTAAACCATAATTGTTTTATACACGTTGTGTGAATTCAGTATGGGCATCAATATCTAATAGCATTCTAATAATTTATCTAGAGAGCTCAAGTCCCTTATACGCTGGCGTAACGTTTGGAAGTATTAGTAAGTCGCAAGGGTGGTAACCACGAGGTTACTTTTAAAGAAAGAGAGACTACAAAACTCCGCACTGAACCTTCGGCTATGCTTAGGGTAAACCAAGCAGGAATCGTATACAGAGGCATATTTACTTGGGTAGACAAGCACACTTCGGCAGGCTCAGTGTATCGCATCAGTGTAACGCTCCAAGGACATCAAGAGGGTAAATGTGTAGATACGGCAGGGATTGAGGTCAAGAAGATGTTCTTAACTTGAGAGGTCTCCAACGTTACGTGTAGCTACATGGAGAAGTCAGCTGAGGTCATAGTACTTACAGGCAATAAGCTAGGGCAATAGCCTGGAGGTCTCACGAATAAGGAAGTACTAAACGTTAACTCTCGTCTGGATTCGTATAGGAATCGGTTTGACCGATAGCCTATACTTAGAAAGACAAGTACAGTATAAGTTCTGATATAATGAACCGTTGTACACGATGCCCGTACGTACGGTGGTGTGAGAGGCGCACTCCGTTCCTAATTAGGGGCGGAGCCGTCTACTCGATTGAGCAACGTTTTATAAGTCGAGGATACCAAAAGTTTCTGAATAAGGGATATCGATACTGATAATATCAAACTTAGGTTTTAACCCTTTTTTGAGAAGTGCCAATGTGCTTTTCGAGCGAACATCTGATGTAACAAAATGTGTTATGGTCTTGTCTACATCTGCTTGTGCAAATAGTTTGGAGTCATTTGGTATTATAGCTCTAGGGTGAAGACTTGATAAGCTAATTTTGTTTTCTGTAAATATTATTTTGGCAAATTCACCAGCTCTTTGAGCTTCTTTAAGGTTTAAAGGTAATATTTGAATATTCATAAGAGGCAAATCTTCTAATTTACCTAAAACACAATACTCAGCTATTGTTACAGTAGAAACTTTTAATGTGATTTCTTCTTCAAGGAAGTATTTATAATAGCCAACGGCGTTTGAGTGAAGCTTGTCTTCATCATTGAGAAGACGTATAAAGAAACTAGTATCAAGTAAAACACTATGCTTCATAACCACCTCTAATATCTATTAACCATTCGTCAGGATTAATCTTTTTCCAGCTCTTTTTCGCTTTTTCGATTAGACTATTTAAATATGTTTTATCAAATTTTGGATTATAATCTATTAATTCTAAAAGCTTTAATGACTTTGTGTCTACTTCTCCCGTTTCCAGATTCTGAAGTCCTAGCGCTCTAACCCCAAATCTTCTATAAAGTAGATTCTCTTCTCTTTCTTTTAGAAATTCCTGTCCAGTTTCTATTGCCAAATAGCCATAATCTTGAGTGTCGAGATGAATATTAGCTTTACTCTTTCCTCCGGCATCTCTTAGGATTCCATAAAAATAAAGTTCTGCCTCCACCCAAGTTTTTTCCGTTTGAACAAAACGAGTAGAAGGATTTATTGTCAATTCATAATCTTCTTTTATGGAAGTTTTGATTTGAAATTCATAATTTTTTTGTCTCGATAAATTTTGAATGTTTTCTATTGCCCTTGCAGTTTTTAATTCCAAGAAGTCTATTGAATTATTAGCCTGAACTTGTGATAAAATAGCACTAAAACCAATTATTGCTTGAATAGTAGTTTTGAATTTGTGTCTTACAGAGCCTTCTTCAATATCATAAGTTATGATAGGTCTGTCCTTTTTATTATTTGGGTATAGTAAATCCTCTACATTTTGCAGTATAGCTGCAATTTGCTTTATATCGTAGTTGTCTGGGCTTAAGTCCTTATGCCCTGATTTACCCACTACTCGGATTTCTATTTCCCCAACTTTCTCCACAATTCAAATGTACAAATAATTGATTTATACTATAACTTTCATTTATTGCAAATGTTGCACAACAACTGTATAAGATAACAAATTACTATATCTATCTTATTTACGTACCAAAATAACACAAATCACCATCCTTTATCAGTGATGGTATTATATATCAAATAAAATTTAGGACTAAGTTCTACCTTTCAAGTATAAGTAGTGAATATAGTATACTCCTTTAAGCAACTGGAGATAGTTGTTGCTTGATTTCTTGGAACTTGATGATGTAGTTAGTTCCTTTTTTAGAATTATCGCGTTCTATTGTTCCGCGTAATTGGCGGGTAAGATTGTGAATCAGTTTTAAACCTAAAGATTTAGTGGTTTTGTAGTTAATGGTTTCAGGGAAGCCGATTCCATTATCACCAATTTCTAAGATATAACAGTTTTCTTTTTCTGTATCCTGTTGAAGCTTAATACTAATTTCACCTTCGTTATCACTTTCAATGCCATATTTTAAGGCATTCGTCAATGTTTCATTAATTAAAAGTCCTAATGGAATGGCGGTATCTATACCCAATTTTATATCCGGGATATCAATTTTTAAGTCAACATTATTATCATTTCCTTTTATAGAACGAATTAAATATTCACCTAATTCTAGCACGTAAGATTTGTATTCAATATGGCTAATATCATTACGCATATACAACATTTCATGAACCATTGCCATGGCAATTACCCTATTCTGAGTGCCTTTTAAAAGACCTTTCATTGGTCCGGTTTCTATATTTCTAGATTGTAAGCTTAACAAACTGGAAACTGTTTGTAGATTGTTTTTTACTCTGTGATGTACTTCTTTTAAAAGGTTTTCTTTTTCGTGTACTTGATTTGCCAATGCCTTTTTAGAACTGTACATGGCATTGTAGGTTTTTAGAAGTGTTTTTCCTAAGGTGTTTCCTAAAATAAATACAGCGAATAAAACGGAAACCAAACTAAAGACCGAGCTCGATTCTTTTGGAATTAAATTTTCTGTAATGCTTAATTCAGGTATGCTCTGCGTAAATACCAATAGAATAAGAATAGTTATAATATTAAAATATACCCTACCATATTTAGTACTGTTTACAAACCCACCAAAGGCAATCAACGGAATCATGAATATAAACGGACTATGAATACCACCACTATATACGGTTACTACTACAGCGGTAATTAAACCTATAATAGATGAGAAATTAAATGTTGGGACTATTTTTTTATGAGACCTGAAGTAAAGTAAATTGATAATGTTTAAAATAGCAAAGCCAGTAAGTGCAAAGGGTATAACTTGTGTTATGTTCAAAAAGAAATAGCATAAAGCTCCAAAAAGGATGGAGATGATGCTTGTGGTATAATTTACCCTTAAAAATAGTTTGGTTTTATCCTGTAGACGTTCTTTGTCAATGGTAAATCCGGGCATAGATATTATTTATGTACTAGAAAACATACGAATTACGTAATGTAAATCTAATTATGTTTTTATCATTATACTAGTATTTTCTACTTAAGTATGATAAAAACATTGATTACTTTTCTGAATTACATATTTTTTTTGCCTAAATAATGGTTAAAAATATGAAATGAACTGTTAATTGTACAATTCAATACATAATCTTGAAAAAGGTTTTAATTGTATAGTAATTTCTATTTCGTTTATTTATAGCTTGTTATAAACTGTAAATAAAAAAGGCATCCATTTGGATGCCTTTTTTAAAACTTATAATGTTGTCTATATTAATCTTGAGTCAAAACCCATGATCCATTTTGTAAAAGTGGTTCTGCTTGTTTAAACTTTACCGTTTTACTCTCGCCACTCATTACATTTTTAATGGTAACGCGCTCATTTCTTCCAATTTTTGGTTGTTCCCTTGTAATAGTTTCGGTAACCGCAGGACGTTCAGCCTGATTTTGACTAACTGCTCTACTACGTGCCGCTAATTCATCACTATTAGGAATTTCCTCTTTTGTCGTCTGTAAATTCTCTTTACGTTGAACATTTCTTTCCTCTTGAATAGCACTAGCATTTTCAGAAGGTAATTCTCCTTTAAATAAGAAAGAAACAACATCTTTGTTCACTTTCTCAATCATGGATTTAAAAAGTTCAAATGCTTCGAACTTATAAATCAATAAAGGATCCTTTTGTTCGTGAACCGCTAATTGAACCGATTGCTTCAACTCATCCATCTTACGTAAATGTGTTTTCCAAGAATCATCTATAATAGCCAATGAAATGTTCTTCTCAAAATCTGTAATCAGTTGCTTACCGTTACTATCATAAGCCTCTTGAAGGTTGGTAACAACATTCAAGCTTTTAATTCCGTCAGTAAAAGGAACTACAATACGCTCAAAGTTATTGGCATTATCTTCGTGTACCTTTTTAATAACTGGAAAGGCTGCAGCAGCATTGCGCTCCATCTTATCGTTATAATGCTCGTATGCAGCTTTATAAATTTTACCGGTAATTTCTTGAGCTGATAGTTTTCCAAATTCAGCCTCGTCAACAGGTGCCGTTATAGAGAAGTACTTGATCAATTCAAATTCTAGATTCTTATAATCACTAGCGGCCTTATTGCTTTCTACGATAACCTCACAGGTATCATAGACCATATTAGCGATATCTAGCTTTAAACGTTCACCTTGTAAAGCGTGACGCCTTCTTTTGTAAACAACTTCACGTTGCGCGTTCATAACATCATCATACTCCAGTAAACGCTTACGTACACCAAAGTTGTTCTCTTCAACTTTTTTCTGAGCACGTTCAATAGATTTGGTCATCATGCTATGCTGAATAACTTCACCATCTTCCAAGCCCATTTTATCCATCATCTTAGCAACCCTGTCAGAACCGAATAAACGCATTAGGTTATCTTCTAGAGAAACGTAGAATTGAGAACTTCCTGGATCTCCTTGACGTCCAGAACGACCTCTTAACTGTCTATCTACACGACGAGAATCATGTCTTTCTGTACCTATAATTGCTAATCCGCCTGCTTTCTTAACCGCATCAGACAACTTAATATCTGTACCACGACCAGCCATGTTGGTTGCAATAGTTACAATACCTGCATTACCAGCTTCGGCAACTACATCTGCCTCTTTCTTATGAAGTTTAGCGTTCAGTACATTATGTGGTACTTTACGAACACTCAATAATTTAGATAGTAATTCTGATATTTCTACAGAGGTAGTACCAATCAATACAGGTCTGCCTGATTGACTAATTTTGGTTACCTCCTCAATAATTGCATTGTATTTTTCTCTTTTTGTTTTGTAGATAAGATCATTTTTATCTTCTCTAGCGATAGGTCTGTTAGTTGGGATTTCCATTACATCTAACTTGTAGATTTCCCAGAATTCGCCAGCTTCCGTAACCGCGGTACCTGTCATACCGGCAAGCTTACTGTACATTCTAAAGTAGTTCTGTAAAGTAACCGTTGCAAAAGTTTGAGTTAATGCCTCAATTTTCACGTTTTCTTTGGCTTCTATTGCTTGGTGTAATCCGTCAGAATATCTACGACCGTCCATAATACGACCGGTCTGCTCATCAACGATCATTACCTTGTTATCCATTACCACATATTCGGTATCCTTTTCAAATAGGGTATAAGCCTTTAACAACTGGCTCATGGTATGTATACGTTCACTCTTAATAGTGAAATCTTTAAAAAGCTCTTCTTTTAATTCTGCCTCTTTTTCAATCTCAAGATT includes:
- a CDS encoding SRPBCC domain-containing protein, yielding MKEYKIKIDIKATKETAWNVLTDFESYPKWNSVLTLNNNDSLILGRKFDVTISQTNGKHSNFKATAISKKNFQSFSATQKIIGKWFFQATHYFIIKEIDKEHITFIQKWELQGVISSVFRKQIFKELKVFDKMNNELQLLVEK
- a CDS encoding TetR/AcrR family transcriptional regulator, translated to MPKIIAKKQDWINLGFKLFSEKGISGVIIEKMAKKLNVNKSSFYWHFKTKKEFIQQLIEFWISNETEQIIYLTNNEKSAVQKFKTLIKLSYKKMPQQDFIFYLKRYAEKEKKTKFIIEKIDSQRIEFVNRLLREMGYSEHDANIKSSLLYKHLIGYHEMIRYEKQSTNYQMIVKQELNQFIEY
- a CDS encoding PIN domain-containing protein gives rise to the protein MKHSVLLDTSFFIRLLNDEDKLHSNAVGYYKYFLEEEITLKVSTVTIAEYCVLGKLEDLPLMNIQILPLNLKEAQRAGEFAKIIFTENKISLSSLHPRAIIPNDSKLFAQADVDKTITHFVTSDVRSKSTLALLKKGLKPKFDIISIDIPYSETFGILDL
- a CDS encoding sensor histidine kinase; translated protein: MPGFTIDKERLQDKTKLFLRVNYTTSIISILFGALCYFFLNITQVIPFALTGFAILNIINLLYFRSHKKIVPTFNFSSIIGLITAVVVTVYSGGIHSPFIFMIPLIAFGGFVNSTKYGRVYFNIITILILLVFTQSIPELSITENLIPKESSSVFSLVSVLFAVFILGNTLGKTLLKTYNAMYSSKKALANQVHEKENLLKEVHHRVKNNLQTVSSLLSLQSRNIETGPMKGLLKGTQNRVIAMAMVHEMLYMRNDISHIEYKSYVLELGEYLIRSIKGNDNNVDLKIDIPDIKLGIDTAIPLGLLINETLTNALKYGIESDNEGEISIKLQQDTEKENCYILEIGDNGIGFPETINYKTTKSLGLKLIHNLTRQLRGTIERDNSKKGTNYIIKFQEIKQQLSPVA
- the secA gene encoding preprotein translocase subunit SecA gives rise to the protein MSFINSILKAFVGDKSQKDVKELQPLVDQIKSFESKLESLSHDELRQKTIDFKKAIQESIKEKTDQISALEEEVKNSTDIDKNEDIYTEIDKLKEEAYTISEETLNKILPEAFAVVKETAKRFANNETLEVTASEYDRTLSGTKDYVTLEGTNAVWKNSWDAAGKEVTWDMVHYDVQLIGGIAMHQGKIAEMQTGEGKTLVATLPLYLNALSGNGAHLVTVNDYLAKRDSAWMAPIFQFHGLSVDCIDYHRPNSDGRRAAYNADITYGTNNEFGFDYLRDNMAHTPKDLVQRPHNYAMVDEVDSVLVDDARTPLIISGPVPEGDRHEFNELKPKVDEIVRKQRQHLTGVLAEAKKLIAEGDTKEGGFLLLRVYRGLPKNKALIKFLSEEGVKQLLQKTENYYMQDNNREMPVVDEDLLFVIDEKNNQIELTDKGVNYISGEQDKDFFVMPDIGGEIAKIESQNLEIEKEAELKEELFKDFTIKSERIHTMSQLLKAYTLFEKDTEYVVMDNKVMIVDEQTGRIMDGRRYSDGLHQAIEAKENVKIEALTQTFATVTLQNYFRMYSKLAGMTGTAVTEAGEFWEIYKLDVMEIPTNRPIAREDKNDLIYKTKREKYNAIIEEVTKISQSGRPVLIGTTSVEISELLSKLLSVRKVPHNVLNAKLHKKEADVVAEAGNAGIVTIATNMAGRGTDIKLSDAVKKAGGLAIIGTERHDSRRVDRQLRGRSGRQGDPGSSQFYVSLEDNLMRLFGSDRVAKMMDKMGLEDGEVIQHSMMTKSIERAQKKVEENNFGVRKRLLEYDDVMNAQREVVYKRRRHALQGERLKLDIANMVYDTCEVIVESNKAASDYKNLEFELIKYFSITAPVDEAEFGKLSAQEITGKIYKAAYEHYNDKMERNAAAAFPVIKKVHEDNANNFERIVVPFTDGIKSLNVVTNLQEAYDSNGKQLITDFEKNISLAIIDDSWKTHLRKMDELKQSVQLAVHEQKDPLLIYKFEAFELFKSMIEKVNKDVVSFLFKGELPSENASAIQEERNVQRKENLQTTKEEIPNSDELAARSRAVSQNQAERPAVTETITREQPKIGRNERVTIKNVMSGESKTVKFKQAEPLLQNGSWVLTQD